The Deltaproteobacteria bacterium genomic interval GCTCATCCGGGCGGCCGAACCCAACGCTGCGCACGCGGCGCTCACCGACCTGGCCTGCGCCGGCCGCATCGAGCTCCTCGTCACGCAGAACGTCGACGGGCTCCACGAGCGGAGCGGCTTCCCGCCCGAGCGCCTGGTCAACATCCACGGCACCGATTCCGCCGTCGAGTGCATGGCTTGTCACCGGCGCGCCCCGCGTGCGTTCGCGCAGGCGGCCTGGGAGGCGGGGATGGCGGTACCGCGCTGCGCGTGCGGCGGGCCATGGAAGCCGGCTACCATCTCCTTCGGCCAGCAGCTCGTGGCCGCGGACCTGGAGCGCGCGCTCGGCGCGGCGGCGGCGTGCGACCTCTTCGTCGCCGCGGGCACATCGCTGGTGGTCGGGCCGGTGAATCAGATGTTCCCCGTCGCGCGTGAATCGGGCGCGCGCACCGCGATCGTGACCGCCTCCGAGACGCCCTACGACGCCGCCGCCGACGTGCGGCTCGCCCAGCCGGTGGAGCAGGTCCTGCCGGCGGTGCGGGACATGATTCGGTGAGATGCGACCCGTTCGGCCCGACGGGTGCCGCCGTTCCCGTCGTTGGCCAGGGGACGTGGAACATGGAGCGCGACGACCGCGCCGCGGCGGTGGCCGCGCTGCGCGCCGGGCTCGACCTCGGCATGACCCACATCGACACGGCGGAGCTGTACGGCTCGGGCCGGGTCGAGGAGCTGGTCGGCGAGGCGATCGCCGGGCGGCGGGATCAGGTCTTCCTCGTCTCCAAGGTGCTGCCGCAGAACGCCTCGCGCGCGGGGACGCGGCGCGCGTGCGAGGCGAGCCTCCGCCGCCTGCGCACCGACCGCCTCGACTGCTACCTCCTCCACTGGCCGGGCCGCCACCCGCTCGCGGACACCCTCGCCGCCTTCGAGCAGCTCCGGCGCGAGGGGAAGATCCGCGCCTGGGGCGTCAGCAACTTCAGCCTCGAGGAGATGGAGCGGGCGGCCGGGATCGCCGGCGCCGAGCGCATCGCGTGCCATCAGGTGCTCTATCACCTCGAGGAGCGCACCATCGAGCACGCGCTTGTCCCGTGGTGCGTCGCGCACGGCATCGCCGTGGTGGGCTACAGCCCCTTC includes:
- a CDS encoding aldo/keto reductase, with product MRCDPFGPTGAAVPVVGQGTWNMERDDRAAAVAALRAGLDLGMTHIDTAELYGSGRVEELVGEAIAGRRDQVFLVSKVLPQNASRAGTRRACEASLRRLRTDRLDCYLLHWPGRHPLADTLAAFEQLRREGKIRAWGVSNFSLEEMERAAGIAGAERIACHQVLYHLEERTIEHALVPWCVAHGIAVVGYSPFGSGHFPGPRSRGGRVLAEIAAVHGATPRQVALAFLVRSPGLFTIPKAARAAHVAENARAGDLALSAEDVRRIDAAFPRRPWRGLPML